Below is a genomic region from Microbacterium galbinum.
GTGGGCGCCTGCGACGGCGAGCTGACGGTCGGGCAGATCGCCGCGGCCCTCGCCGACCTCTTCGACGTTCCGCTCGCCGATCTCTGGGCCGAGCTGGAGCCGCGCATCCGGGCGCTGCTGATCGACGGGTTCCTCGCGGCGGAATAACCCGCGGCATCCATGCGTTCGAATACACCATGAAGGCTTTCGGATTCCTCTCGTTCGGTCACTACGCCGATGTCCAGGGTTCGGCGACCCGCACCGCGGGCGACATGCTGAAGCAGACCATCGAGATCGCCGAGGGCGCCGATGAGATCGGGGTGAACGGCGCCTACGTGCGCGTGCACCACTGGGCCCGCCAGGCCGCCTCGCCCATGCCGCTGCTGTCGGCGATGGCCGCGCGCACGAAGCGCATCGAGGTCGGCACCGGCGTGATCGACATGCGCTACGAGAACCCGTTCCAGTTCGCCGAGGAGGCGGCCGCCCTCGACCTGATCGCCGACGGACGCATCGCGCTCGGCGTGAGCCGTGGGTCACCCGAGACGGCTCTGCGCGGCTACGAGACGTTCGGCTTCCACGACGAGGAGGATCCCGAGCGCGGCGGTGTGATGGCCCGCGAGAAGTTCGACCTCTTCCTGCGCGCGATCGACGGCGAGGGCCTCGCCCCGGGCGACCCTCGGATGGTCGGCGCCGGACGCTACCTGCAGATCGAGCCGCAGTCGCCCACGCTCCGCGACCACATCTGGTGGGGCTCGGGATCGCGGGCCACCGCCGAGGAAACCGGGCGCAAGGGCCTCAACATGATGAGTTCGACGCTGCTCACCGAGGCCACGGGCGTGCCGTTCCACGAACTCCAGAGCGAGCAGATCGCGCTGTTCCGTGCGGCCTACAAGGAGGCCGGTCACACCGGCTCGCCGCGCGTCTCGGTGAGCCGCAGCGTCTTCCCGCTGATCACCGACATGGACCGGGCGTACTTCGGTCTGCGCAGCGAGGACAGCGGCGACCAGATCGGCATCATCGACGGTTACCGGTCGACCTTCGGCAAGACCTACGCCGCCGAACCCGACGTGCTCATCGAGCAGCTGAAGAACGACTCGGCCGTCATGGCCGCCGACACCCTGCTGCTCACGATCCCGAACCAGCTCGGCCCCGCATACAACCTGCACGTGCTCGAGTCGTTCGCGAAGCACGTCGCGCCGGCGCTCGGCTGGAAGCCGAACACCGAGGGCCCGGTGCAGGGCGACCCCGTCGTCTGAGACGCGGCGGGCGCGGCATCCGTTCCCGGTTCGGCGTCTCGAGGGCGGGCGTTCGCCGGGGCCGGCCGGCCGTTGACACGGCGCGCGGGATGGTCGACAGTGGGTTCGCCGTGTCGGATGCCGCGGCATCCGCTCCTCGGACATCGGAGAACCCATGACCCGCGTTCGCGTCGATCTCAACATCTCTCTCGACGGCTTCGCCACGACCACCGACCAGACCCCGGAGAACCCGTTCGGCGAGGACTGGGGTCGTCTCACGGCGGCGTATGCCGCGACGCGCACGTTCCGTGAGCGGGTGTTCCACGACACGAGCGGTGCGGGCACGACCGGGGTCGACGAGAAGTACGCCGCACGCTATTTCGAGAACATCGGCGCCGAGGTCATGGGCGCCGGGATGTTCGGTCTGCACGCGAACCCCGACGACCCCGACTGGCGCGGCTGGTGGGGCGACGAGCCGCCCTTCCACGCGGCGGTGTTCGTGCTCACGCACACTCCGCGCGAGCGCATCGAGTTCGCGAACGGCACGTCGTTCGAGTTCATCGACGCGGCGCCCGAAGAGGCGTTGCGACGCGCGGTCGAGGCTGCGGAGGGTGCAGACGTGCGGGTGGGCGGCGGAGCGACGACCGTGCGCGAATACCTGCGCGCGGGTCTCGTCGACGAGCTGCACGTCGGCATCACCCCGATCCTCATCGGCAGCGGCATCCGCTTGTGGGACGACCTGCGCGGACTCGAGTCCGGATACTCCGTCGCGTCGGAGACGGCCGAGTCGGGGGTCGTGCACCTGACGTTCTCGCGCGCGAACTGACCGCCGATCAGGCGGAAGTTCTTCTTCGCCTCGCTGGTATACCGATGTAGCCTGGCGCCATGCGCGCGAAGCGAAGCAGCATCGTCATCGGAGTCCTGGCCCTGGTGGCTGCCGTCGCGGTGGTCGCGAGCCCCGCGTCGGCCGCGACCACGACCCAGTGGGCGACCTGGCAGCCACTGACCGGCACGAGCGGTGCGTATGCGACCTCGGTGCAGATCACTCCCGACCCGTCCATGGTCGCGATCGTCACCAGTACCTCGCGCTCCGGCCAGGTCGGCGTGATCTCGGGCGCATCGACGTGGCTCTCGCAGGGCACCCCCGTCGGCGCGAAGTACGGATCCAGCCGGGACCAGCCCTATCTGAACCTGCGCCCGCAGGCCGACACCCCCACCGGATCGTCGACGACGACGTACTCCTTCCTCGACCCGACACCCACCGCAGGCTGGACCTTCGTGCTCGGCGACATCGACGCCGACTCCGTGCGCATCCAGGCCACCGGTCCCGACGGACAGGCGCTCACCGCCGACGAGCTCGGGTTCCGCGGCGGCTTCAACTACTGCGCTCCCGGCGTGGTCGGCAAGCCGTCATGCACCGGATCGGCCACCGATGTGCCCACCTGGGACGACACGACCCTCACGCTGACCGGCAACGCCGGTGCGGTCGACACCTCGGGTGCGGCGGCCTGGTTCGAACCCTCCGCTCCCATCACGACCCTGAGCTTCGTCTTCACCCGCCGCTCGGGTCTGCCGGTGTACCAGACGTGGTTCGCCTCGCTCGCGCGCGACGTCAGCGGAACCGTCGTCGACGACGCCGATGCACCGCAAGCGGATGTGGATCTCATACTGACCGATGCGAACGGTCGGGTCGTCGCCTCGACGACGACCGGCGCCGATGGCACCTATTCCTTCCCCGGCATCCAAGGCAGCGGCGGGTACACCGTGCGAGTGAGCGCACCCGAGGGAAAGATCGCGGAAGGCCCCTCGACCCGACCCGTCGACCTCAGTGAGACGGATGCCGTCGGCGTCGACTTCGTCGTGCGCGACATCGTGCCGGTCGCGGTCTCCGGACGGGTGGTCGACGAGAGCGGCAACGGTGTCGGCGGGGTCACCGTGGTCGTCGACGGGACCGAGCTCACCGCGATCACGGAGTCGGACGGGCGGTACCTCTTCGACACCGTGCCCGTCGGTGACCACGTGGTGCGCGTCATCCCACCGGGCGGCTTCTCGACCGCCGCCGACACGCGCTCGATCTCGGTGCCGGAGGACAGTGAGGAACCGATCACCATCCCGCCGGAAGAAGACTTCGTGCTGCTGACGAACGCCGATCTGAGTGGCGTCGTCACATCGCCGGCGACGGGTATCGGCGTGAGCGGGGCGGTGGTGACCGTCACCGACCCCGACGGGAACATCGTCGCGACGACCGTGACCCGCCCGCTCGGGGAGTACACGATCCCGCGCCTTCCCCCGGGTGACTACACGGTCACGATCGCGCCGCCGAGCGGCTATGCGCCACTCGGACCCACCAGCGCGACGGTCGAGCTCGGCAGTGAGTCGCTGACCGACGTGAACTTCGAGCTCGCGCTGCTGGGGAGCTTCTCGGGAACCGTGCGGGATGCATCGGGTGCCCCGGTCGCCGGGGTCGCCCTCACGCTCGAGGGTCCGGGGGGAACGCGGCAGCTCGTGTCGGCGGAAGACGGCTCCTACAGCCTCGGCGGTCTCGCGCCGGGAGACTACGTCCTGACGGTCGTCCCGCCCGAGGGCACGCAGGCGGTCGACTTCGCGCGCCGCTCGTTCGGTTTCCTGCCACAGGGCGGCGGCACCGTCATCGCCCAGGACTTCGTGCTCGCCGCGGTCGTGGTCGAGCCCAGCCCGTCGCCCGATCCTGACCCGCCGACGACGCCCGTCGTACCGCCGGCGCCGGGCACGGGTGGTGCGGGCACCGGAACCCTCCCCGGAACGGGCCTCGGCCCCGAGACCTTCGCGTGGGCGGCCGGCGGAGCAGTCGTGCTGCTGCTCGGTGCGACGCTGCTCATCGTGTCGCGTCGGCGGGCGCGCGGTCGCGACGAGGGGTGAGGCATCCGTTCTTCGCGTTCACAACTCCTGAGAATTTGGGCGTTCAAGGCCGGATTCGATGTGTTCGGAGTGCTGAAGCAGTTTTCTCCGGAGTTATGGACGCCCGGCCGGGTGCACCAGCCGGAACAGCTCGCACACGACCGGCATATCCGGCGCGAAACCCCGCGGATTCTCGGAGTGCGCGCGCCAGTACCGCTCGTGCGCGGCGCGCCAGTACTCGAGCGTGCGGTCGCCCTCGCCCTCGGCGTGGGCATGCGCGGCCTCGACCTCGTCGAAGGGGACGATGCGGATGCTCGTCGTCTCGATCACCGCGCGCGGTGCTCCGGTGCCGTCGAGGATGATGCTCAGCTCGCCCTCGACGGGGAGTGGATCGCCTGCGGCTTCGTAGTCCCAGACCGACGAGGCGGTCCCCGTCTTGATGCCCTCGAGCACCAGGGCCAGCAGGTCATCCGCGTGCGCGGGGGTCGCGCCGAAGGCCCAGGCCAGGGGCACGGCGGTGGGAAGCTCCGGATGCTCCGACCGCACCTCTTCCCAGAACGAGGCGAGGGCGGTGGGGTCGGCGGTGATCATGACCTCAGCCTAGGCATCCGATCAGGAGGCGGGCGGCCCGAACAGCTCCTCGCCGTGCTCGTGCAGCAGACGGTAGGCATCGGCGAACGTCTCGGGGTCGGGCTCTCCGGGCTTCCCGTAGCGCGACAGCAGCAGTCCGAGGAGTCCCCGCGCGGGCGGTGTGAGGGGCTTCATGCCGGAGGGGTCTCCCGGCTTCGGCTCGAGCTCTTCGGGGTTCGGCGGCGTGTAGGCGGGAGTCGTGACGGGCCAGTCCGAAGGATGCCGCGGCTGATCGAGGTTGATGGCCTCGAACAGCGTGTTCGCCGAGGCGTCGCGGTCGTTGAGAGGCTTCAATCCGTGGAGCCGCGAGAGAGTGGCGGTGACGGTGCCGTGATGCATCTCGTCGTGCACGATCGTGCCGCGCTTCGTGTACGCCGACACGGCGATCGCGGGAACGCGGCATCCGAGGCGGTCGAAGGTGAACCCCATCTCGCCGGCACCGGTGTCGGCGGTCGGCTTGGTCGCGGCGGGCGGCGGCACGTGGTCGTAGCATCCGCCGTGCTCATCGAAGGTGATGAGCAGCAGGGTGTTGACCGCGTTCGACCCCTTCGGTGAGGCGCTCGTGCGCACGGCCTCGTAGATGTCGTGGATGAGCCGGTCGCCGGCGCGCACGTCGGAGATCGCACTGTCGTAGACCGGCTCTCCGTCGACCGTGCTCTCGCGGGGCGAGCCGAACGGCGGGTGGAAGTCGTTGTGGTCGTAGACCATGCGCGGCTCGATGAACGCGTAGGCGGGGAGGGTGCCGTTCTTCGTGTCGGCGTAGAAGTCCTCCATGGTGCCGAAGTGGTCGGTGCGCCAGTACTTCTCGAGCACGGCGGCATGCAGCATCCCGGTGAACGAGACGAGCTGCAGCTTGTCGATGTAGATCTTCCAGCTCAGCTTCTTCTCTTCGAGCCGGTTGAAGACGGTCGGGGCGGCGGGCGCATCGAGCCACTTCTTGTAGCCGCCGCCTGCCTGGTTGGTGACGAAGCCGTGCGAGGTCGACGCGTGGAAGAAGGAGCGGTTGCAGAAGGTCTGCGAGGGCACGCCGGCGTACCAGTGGTCGAAGACCGCGAACTCGCTCGCGAGGGTCGAGAGCACCGGCAGCATCTCGGGCGAGAACGAGCCCATGATGCGCGCGGCCTCTTCGGGCTTCGGCTCCGTGCCCTTGCGCAGGCGACGGAAGTTGATGATGTAGTCCTCGAGGAACCCCGACATCGTGGCCTTCTCACCGTGCGTCGGGGCGTTGAACGGGGCGGTCATCTCGTCGACGAACAGATCGGCGTTTCCCTTCGGGTCGACCGTGCCGAAGATCTGCGTGTTGACGTGCGGGTATTCCTCGCCCGGGTCGGGATCGGGCAGGCTCATGATGCGATCGGTGTCGCCGGTGTACACGTGGGCGTCGACGACGGTGCCATCGGATGCCGTGTTGCTGTGCTTCCCGAACGCGAGCCCCTCGAACGTCTCGCCGGCCGGCAGCGTCTGCTGCGAGTACAGGTAGCCGAGCAGGTTGTCGAAGGAGCGGTTCTCGCCCATGACGACGACGAGGTGGTCGAACCCGGGTTCGCTGCGCGGGGTGAGGGCGGCGAAGGGGTCGGGTTCGGACGCGAACCCGTTACGGGAATTCTGCGCGGCGACGGATGCGCCGATGGCCGCTCCGGCCGCACCGCCGACGACGGCGCCGGCGAACGCGGCCCCACCCATCTTGAGGAACCCGCGCCGCGACGGGGTGCGGGCGGCGTGGGGATTCCGGTCGGATGCCGGATCGGATGCCGGGGGAGGGGTGCTGTCGTCGGCCATGGGGTGATCCTATGGCGGGGACGTCGGCGGCGGAATGCTGGAACGCATCCCGTCGCATCGGTACCGTGGATGCATGAGCCACGCGGGAGACTCCTCTGTCGATGCACGGGTCAGAGCCGTCGAGAAGGACTACCTCTCGCGCCAGACCCGCCTCTTCATCACGTTCGCGCTGATCGAGGGGCCGGTCCTGCTTCTCGGAGCAGTGCTCATCTACGGGTTCGAGCTCATCGACCCCGAGGTCGGCATCTGGTTCCTCGTCGCGGTGGCCGTGATCGGCGGCGGCGTGCTGAGCATGATGCTGCTGCGCCTCATCCAGGGCCGGGTGCAGGCGATCGACCGGGCGCGGGGCGAGAACCCGCTGTTCTGAGGGCACGACCACACCGCCCGACTACGCTGGAACCCATGCTCAACATGGCCGAAGGCCTCGACCGTCTCGGCGCGCTCGCCGCGCATCCGGTGGTGCGCACCCTCGCCACGGCGTTCGCGGATGCCGGGTTCGACCTGGCCGTCGTCGGCGGTCCCGTGCGCGATGCGCTGCTGGGGCGTCCGACCCACGACCTCGACTTCACGACCGATGCTCGGCCCGACGACATCCTGCGCATCGTCACCCCGATCTCGACCGCGCAGTGGGACATCGGCCGCGCGTTCGGCACGATCGGTGCGCGCGTGCAGAAGGAGCAGGTCGAGATCACGACCTACCGCGCCGACAGCTACGACGGGGTGACGCGCAAGCCCACCGTCGAGTTCGGCGACACGATCGACGCCGACCTGGTGCGCCGAGACTTCACGGTCAACGCGATGGCGCTGCAGGTGCCCTCGGTGAAGCTCGTCGACCCGACCGGCGGGGTCGAAGACCTCATCGCGGGAGTGCTCCGCACCCCGACCGACCCCGACGTCTCGTTCAGTGACGACCCGCTGCGCATGCTGCGGGCCGCCCGGTTCAGCGCACAGCTCGGCTTCCGCATCGACGACGACACCGCCGACGCGATCACGCGGCTGCGGGCGACGCTCGAGATCGTCAGCCCCGAGCGCATCCAGTCCGAGCTCGTGCGCCTCATGCAGACCGACGACCCGGTGCGCGGCATCCGCGCTCTCGTCGAGACCGGACTGATCGATGAGTTCCTGCCCGAGGTGAGCGCCCTCAAGCTCGAGGTCGACGAGCACCACCACCACAAGGACGTCTACGAGCACTCCCTGACGGTGCTGCGCCAGGCGATCTCGCTCGAGCACTCCCGGCATCCGGGTGCCGAGCCCGACGTGGCGCTGCGCATCGCGGCTCTGCTGCACGACATCGGCAAGCCCCGCACCCGCAAGCTCGAAGACGGCGGAGCGGTCACGTTCCACCACCACGACATCGTCGGCGCCCGCATGGCGCGCAAGCGCCTGCAGGCCCTGCGGTTCGACACCGCCACGACGGATGCCGTCGCCACCCTCATCGAGCTGCACCTGAGGTTCTTCGGCTACGCCGAGGGCGCCTGGACGGATGCCGCGGTGCGCCGTTACGTGCGCGATGCGGGCCCCCTGCTCGAACGCCTGCACATCCTCACCCGTGCGGATGTGACCACGCGCAACAAGCGCAAGGCGGCGCGACTGTCGTCGGCGTACGACGACATCGAGTCGCGCATCGCGGCGCTCGCCGAACAGGAGCAGCTCGACGCGATGCGTCCGGAACTCGACGGCAATCGCATCCAGGAGGTGCTCGGCATCCGTCCCGGTCGCGAGGTCGGCGAGGCCTACAAGTTCCTGCTCGACCTGCGCCTCGACGAGGGCGTGCTCGGTCCGGAGGTCGCCGAGGAGCGTCTGCGCGCCTGGTGGGCGGCGCGCGCCTGAGCCGCCGAGGCGGGCGGTGGTGGCGGCGGCGGACGGTCTTTCGCCTCGCGGCAGAACCTCCTCGATCACCCGTGGGAGGGTTCCCACGGGCGACCTCGGCTCCTACACTGGGAGCACGCTCCACCCCCGAGGAACGGAGTCCCTGTGCCGTCGCAGTGGCAGTCTTCGCCTGAGGCCTCTCGCCTGATCATCGAGCGTGCGCACGAAGAGCTGCTCGCCGGCAACCTCGATGACCAGCGCCTGCAGCAGGTGCGCCCGCTCGTGCGGGCGTCGTGGGAGCGGTCGTGGCGCGGACGCGTCGGCCCCGAGAGCCCGCCCGCGCTCGAACTCGGCCTCGACGAGCTCGAGGAGTATCGGCGTGCGCACCCGCTCGCCGCCGTCATGGACACGATCCGCGGCCTGCTGCTGCCGGGCACTCCGGAAGACGCGGGAGTGGTGATCGCGATCGGCGACCAGGCCGGTCGACTGCTGTGGATCGAGGGAGACCGCCAGCTGCAGAGCCTCACCGACGACATGGGTTTCGTCGCGGGCGCGAACTGGGCGGAGGATGCCGTCGGCACGACCGCCCCGGGCACCGCGCTCGCCCTCGGACAGCCGGTGCAGATCCGCGGCGCCGAGCACTACAACCGCCTGGTGCACCCGTGGTCGTGCACGGCGGCACCGGTGCGCGACCCCGAGACGCAGCGCGTGCTCGGAGTGATCGACATCACGGGTGGTTCGGAGGTCGTGACCCCGCAGGCGCGACTGCTCGTGGATGCAACCGCCCGTGCCGTCGAGTCCGAACTGCTGATCACCCGCCTGCGCGCCCGGGCCGAGGTGGCGCCCCGGGTGCACCCTGCGCCGACGCGCACCCGCGCCGCGGCGCGCGCGACCCTGCACGTGCTCGGGCGCGACAGGGCGCGGCTCGAGACGGCATCCGATCATGAGGAATCGGTCATCGAGCTCAACGCCCGCCACGCGGCCATCCTGCTGATGCTCGCCGTCCACCGGCAGGGGCTGTCGGCCGAGCGCCTCACCGAGCTCGTCTACGGCGCCGACGTCTCGCCCGACACGCTGCGCCCCGAGATGGTGCGGCTGCGCAAGGTGCTCGAGCAGCGGATGCCGGAGCTGGTGCCCGAGTCGAGACCGTACCGTTTGCCCGTGACCCTCGACACCGACGCACAGGACGTGATGTCGCTGCTCGACCGCGGCGCGCACCGGGTCGCGCTCACCGCCTACCGGGGTCCGGTGCTGCCCGAGTCGGCCTCGCCCGGGGTCGAGGAGTTCCGTGAGACGGTGCGGGCGGCGCTGCGGGAGGCGATGCTGTCGGAGGCGAGCCTCGACGTGCTGCTCTCGTACGCCGAGATCCCCGAGGGGCAGTCGGATGCCGAGGCGCTGCGCCTCGCGCTCGAGATGCTGCCGGCACGCTCGCCGAAGCGGCCCGGACTGGTCGCCCGGATCGAGCGACTCGAGCGCGCGCAGGCCTGAGGAGCATCCGCAACCGGGCGCAACGTTGCGCACCCGGGTGCAACGTCGCGCGACCTACCTTCGGAGGACAGCCGCGCACCGAGGCGCGGCCCAGCCCGAGGAGTCACGATGACCATCGTCGAAGAAGACGTGTCCACTGCCTACGCCGCCCCGGGTCAGCCGGGATCCCTGGCCGACTACCGCCCCCGCTACGGCCATTACATCGGAGGCGAGTTCGTCGAACCCGCGAAGGGCCAGTACTTCGAGAATGTCAGCCCCGTCAACGGCAAGCCGTTCACCGAGGTCGCCCGGGGCACGAGTGAAGACATCGACCGCGCGGTCGACGTCGCCTGGAAGGCCTTCGCCTCCTGGGGCAAGACGAGTCCCGCCGAGCGCTCGGTCATCCTGAACAGGATCGCCGACCGCATCGAGCAGAACCTCGAGCGCATCGCCGTCGCCGAGACGTGGGAGAACGGCAAGCCGGTGCGCGAGACGCTCGCCGCCGACATCCCGCTCGCGGTCGACCACTTCCGCTACTTCGCGGGTGTGCTGCGGGCGCAGGAGGGCGGCATCAGCCAGCTCGACGAGAACACCGTCGCGTACCACTTCCACGAACCGCTGGGTGTGGTCGGGCAGATCATCCCGTGGAACTTCCCGATCCTGATGGCCGTCTGGAAGCTGGCCCCGGCGCTCGCCGCGGGCAACTGCGTCGTCATCAAGCCGGCCGAGCAGACACCGGCATCCCTCCTGTTCCTGTTCGAGATCATCGGCGACCTGCTGCCCGCGGGCGTCGTGAACATCGTCAACGGCTTCGGCATCGAGGCCGGCGCCCCGCTCGCGCAACACAAGCGCATCCGCAAGGTCGCTTTCACGGGCGAGACGACGACCGGCCGGCTCATCATGCAGTACGCCTCGCAGAACCTCATCCCGGTGACGCTCGAGCTCGGGGGCAAGAGCCCGAACGTGTTCTTCGAAGACGTCGCGCGCTCGACCAGCGACCCGTTCTACGACAAGGCACTCGAAGGCTTCACGATGTTCGCGCTCAACCAGGGCGAGGTCTGCACCTGCCCGTCGCGGGCGCTCATCCAGCGATCGATCTACGACGGATTCCTCGCCGACGGGCTCGAGAGGGTCGGGAAGGTCATACAGGGCAATCCGCTCGATCCCGCGACGATGATCGGTGCCCAGGCATCCAACGACCAGCTCGAGAAGATCCTGAGCTACATCGACATCGGAAAGCAGGGCGGTGCGCGGCTGCTCACGGGCGGCGAGCGGGTCGACCTCGGCGGCGATCTCAGCGAGGGCTACTACGTCGCGCCGACCGTGTTCGAGGGCACCAACGACATGCGCATCTTCCAGGAGGAGATCTTCGGCCCGGTGCTGTCGGTCACCTCGTTCGACGACTTCGACAACGCGATCGACATCGCCAACGACACCCTCTACGGGCTGGGCGCGGGGGTGTGGAGCCGCAGCGGCGACACCGCCTACCGCGCGGGTCGGGCGATCGAGGCCGGGCGCGTGTGGACCAACACCTACCACCAGTACCCGGCGCACGCCGCGTTCGGCGGGTACAAGCAGTCGGGCGTCGGTCGCGAGAACCACAAGATGATGCTCGACCACTACCAGCAGACGAAGAACCTCCTCGTCTCGTACGCGGAGGGCCCGATGGGCTTCTTCTGATGGTCGACATCGGCACCTACCAGCGGGTCGCGGTGACGGATGCTGCGGCATCCCTCATCCGCGACCTCACGGCGCAGCACGGCCCGCTCATGTTCCATCAGTCGGGCGGATGCTGCGACGGCTCGTCGCCCATGTGCTACCCGGTGGGGATGTTCCTCACCGGGCCGGGCGACGTGCAGCTCGGGAGTCTCGACGTCGGGCTGGACGCAGAGGTCGAGGTCTTCATGTCGGAGTCGCAGTTCGAGTACTGGAAGTACACGCACCTCACCATCGACGTCGTGCCGGGGCGCGGTGCGGGGTTCTCGGTGGAGGGGCCGACCGGGATGCGGTTCCTGATCCGGTCGCGGATGCTCGACGACGCCGAGCTGGAGTACTTCGGGTTGGCGTGAGGTTCGCGGACGTCCCTTAGTCTCGTCGCTGCGCTCCTCGCTCAGGAACCGGTTCCTGAGCGAGCGAAGCGAGACGAAGGGCCTTCGACAGGCTCAGGGCCCCGGGCTCTTGCGACGGACGAGACGGAAGCGACTCGCGAGCCAGACCAGTGCGCCGAGGGCGAGCAGGGCGGCGAGGAGCCCGGCGACATGCGCCGCGAGCACGGCGGGGCCGTGCGACGGCAGGAGGAATCCGTACGGCACCCAGCCGTCGGTCGCGCCGCGGATGAGCACGACGACGATCCACACGAGCGGGTAAACCGTGACGACCCA
It encodes:
- a CDS encoding LLM class flavin-dependent oxidoreductase codes for the protein MKAFGFLSFGHYADVQGSATRTAGDMLKQTIEIAEGADEIGVNGAYVRVHHWARQAASPMPLLSAMAARTKRIEVGTGVIDMRYENPFQFAEEAAALDLIADGRIALGVSRGSPETALRGYETFGFHDEEDPERGGVMAREKFDLFLRAIDGEGLAPGDPRMVGAGRYLQIEPQSPTLRDHIWWGSGSRATAEETGRKGLNMMSSTLLTEATGVPFHELQSEQIALFRAAYKEAGHTGSPRVSVSRSVFPLITDMDRAYFGLRSEDSGDQIGIIDGYRSTFGKTYAAEPDVLIEQLKNDSAVMAADTLLLTIPNQLGPAYNLHVLESFAKHVAPALGWKPNTEGPVQGDPVV
- a CDS encoding dihydrofolate reductase family protein, whose product is MTRVRVDLNISLDGFATTTDQTPENPFGEDWGRLTAAYAATRTFRERVFHDTSGAGTTGVDEKYAARYFENIGAEVMGAGMFGLHANPDDPDWRGWWGDEPPFHAAVFVLTHTPRERIEFANGTSFEFIDAAPEEALRRAVEAAEGADVRVGGGATTVREYLRAGLVDELHVGITPILIGSGIRLWDDLRGLESGYSVASETAESGVVHLTFSRAN
- a CDS encoding MSCRAMM family protein, which translates into the protein MRAKRSSIVIGVLALVAAVAVVASPASAATTTQWATWQPLTGTSGAYATSVQITPDPSMVAIVTSTSRSGQVGVISGASTWLSQGTPVGAKYGSSRDQPYLNLRPQADTPTGSSTTTYSFLDPTPTAGWTFVLGDIDADSVRIQATGPDGQALTADELGFRGGFNYCAPGVVGKPSCTGSATDVPTWDDTTLTLTGNAGAVDTSGAAAWFEPSAPITTLSFVFTRRSGLPVYQTWFASLARDVSGTVVDDADAPQADVDLILTDANGRVVASTTTGADGTYSFPGIQGSGGYTVRVSAPEGKIAEGPSTRPVDLSETDAVGVDFVVRDIVPVAVSGRVVDESGNGVGGVTVVVDGTELTAITESDGRYLFDTVPVGDHVVRVIPPGGFSTAADTRSISVPEDSEEPITIPPEEDFVLLTNADLSGVVTSPATGIGVSGAVVTVTDPDGNIVATTVTRPLGEYTIPRLPPGDYTVTIAPPSGYAPLGPTSATVELGSESLTDVNFELALLGSFSGTVRDASGAPVAGVALTLEGPGGTRQLVSAEDGSYSLGGLAPGDYVLTVVPPEGTQAVDFARRSFGFLPQGGGTVIAQDFVLAAVVVEPSPSPDPDPPTTPVVPPAPGTGGAGTGTLPGTGLGPETFAWAAGGAVVLLLGATLLIVSRRRARGRDEG
- a CDS encoding ASCH domain-containing protein; translated protein: MITADPTALASFWEEVRSEHPELPTAVPLAWAFGATPAHADDLLALVLEGIKTGTASSVWDYEAAGDPLPVEGELSIILDGTGAPRAVIETTSIRIVPFDEVEAAHAHAEGEGDRTLEYWRAAHERYWRAHSENPRGFAPDMPVVCELFRLVHPAGRP
- a CDS encoding alkaline phosphatase family protein gives rise to the protein MADDSTPPPASDPASDRNPHAARTPSRRGFLKMGGAAFAGAVVGGAAGAAIGASVAAQNSRNGFASEPDPFAALTPRSEPGFDHLVVVMGENRSFDNLLGYLYSQQTLPAGETFEGLAFGKHSNTASDGTVVDAHVYTGDTDRIMSLPDPDPGEEYPHVNTQIFGTVDPKGNADLFVDEMTAPFNAPTHGEKATMSGFLEDYIINFRRLRKGTEPKPEEAARIMGSFSPEMLPVLSTLASEFAVFDHWYAGVPSQTFCNRSFFHASTSHGFVTNQAGGGYKKWLDAPAAPTVFNRLEEKKLSWKIYIDKLQLVSFTGMLHAAVLEKYWRTDHFGTMEDFYADTKNGTLPAYAFIEPRMVYDHNDFHPPFGSPRESTVDGEPVYDSAISDVRAGDRLIHDIYEAVRTSASPKGSNAVNTLLLITFDEHGGCYDHVPPPAATKPTADTGAGEMGFTFDRLGCRVPAIAVSAYTKRGTIVHDEMHHGTVTATLSRLHGLKPLNDRDASANTLFEAINLDQPRHPSDWPVTTPAYTPPNPEELEPKPGDPSGMKPLTPPARGLLGLLLSRYGKPGEPDPETFADAYRLLHEHGEELFGPPAS
- a CDS encoding CCA tRNA nucleotidyltransferase; the encoded protein is MLNMAEGLDRLGALAAHPVVRTLATAFADAGFDLAVVGGPVRDALLGRPTHDLDFTTDARPDDILRIVTPISTAQWDIGRAFGTIGARVQKEQVEITTYRADSYDGVTRKPTVEFGDTIDADLVRRDFTVNAMALQVPSVKLVDPTGGVEDLIAGVLRTPTDPDVSFSDDPLRMLRAARFSAQLGFRIDDDTADAITRLRATLEIVSPERIQSELVRLMQTDDPVRGIRALVETGLIDEFLPEVSALKLEVDEHHHHKDVYEHSLTVLRQAISLEHSRHPGAEPDVALRIAALLHDIGKPRTRKLEDGGAVTFHHHDIVGARMARKRLQALRFDTATTDAVATLIELHLRFFGYAEGAWTDAAVRRYVRDAGPLLERLHILTRADVTTRNKRKAARLSSAYDDIESRIAALAEQEQLDAMRPELDGNRIQEVLGIRPGREVGEAYKFLLDLRLDEGVLGPEVAEERLRAWWAARA
- a CDS encoding GAF domain-containing protein codes for the protein MPSQWQSSPEASRLIIERAHEELLAGNLDDQRLQQVRPLVRASWERSWRGRVGPESPPALELGLDELEEYRRAHPLAAVMDTIRGLLLPGTPEDAGVVIAIGDQAGRLLWIEGDRQLQSLTDDMGFVAGANWAEDAVGTTAPGTALALGQPVQIRGAEHYNRLVHPWSCTAAPVRDPETQRVLGVIDITGGSEVVTPQARLLVDATARAVESELLITRLRARAEVAPRVHPAPTRTRAAARATLHVLGRDRARLETASDHEESVIELNARHAAILLMLAVHRQGLSAERLTELVYGADVSPDTLRPEMVRLRKVLEQRMPELVPESRPYRLPVTLDTDAQDVMSLLDRGAHRVALTAYRGPVLPESASPGVEEFRETVRAALREAMLSEASLDVLLSYAEIPEGQSDAEALRLALEMLPARSPKRPGLVARIERLERAQA